tgaagatttcTCTGAAATGTATGagactttgaaaaaaatgagaGATGTTGAGAGAAAAATGATGGAAAATAAACACTTGGTAGATAAGGCAGACTCAGCAAAAGATCTTACTGAAGCTATTGACTTCCAGGGGACTTGTCAAGATATGTGTCCAATCTTTGAGAGAGCACGTAGAAATGTGGAATTTACAGTGTATTCgtatgaaaaaaataaccCTGAAGATAAAAAAGCCGCCAGATTTAAGGCGCTCAAGGTTTTTGCACGTCCAgcggcagcagcagctCCACCGTTACCTTCTGATGTTAGACCACCTCATATTCTGGTAAAATCCCTGGATTATATCATAGAAAATCTACTAACAACACTGCCAGATAGTGAAGGATTTATTTGGGACAGAATGAGATCCATACGACAAGACTTCACTTATCAAAACTATTGTGGACCAGAAGCTATCGACTGTAACGAGCGAATTGTTAGAATTCATTTGTTAATTGTCCATGTCATGGCTAAAAGCAATATGGAGTACTCTTTACAACAAGAGTTGGAACAGTTACACAAATCTCTAATTACCTTATCAGAAATTTATGACGAAGTCAGATCAAGTGGTGGAAGTTGCCCCAATGAAGCAGAATTCAGAGCTTATGCGTTGCTAAGTAAGATTAGAGACCCGGAATACGacaagaatttggaaaagcTACCGCCCGagattttccaaaatgatCTTGTACAACAAGCGGTATGCTTTAGGAGAatagtttccaattcaaatTATGTGGAAAGAGGTGTTCTTAAAACTGAGAACTGtttaaatttttaccaaagaTTCTTCCAGCTAATAAAGACAGGACGGGTACCATTTTTAATGTGCTCATTTTTAGAGCTCTACGTGAATGAAGTCAGGTTCTATGCGTTCAAAGCACTTTCGTATTCGGTCAATAAGAAACATAAACCAATTCCAACAGAATATTTTATGGATAATTTAGCATTTAATAGTGAAGAGGAATTGATGGAATTTTGCAAATATTACTCGATAGAAGTAACACCAGatggaattgaattgaaaactttgGTCCATAATTCTCACAGAATATCTGAAAAGCAACCTATGAAGCAAGCATACTTGAAATATGTCGACAATATGTTACAAGGTTCCACTTTTAGTTTTATTATCAACTCCGGAAAACCCAATATCGATACAATTCCAGAAGAGCATATAAAAGTGCCTTCTATTGAGGAAGCCACCGAACCTGATGAAATAGATCAAGAAGTTGATCAGGAAGGCGAGGAAGGAGGAGAATTAGAACCGCCGGAAATCGAAGACGAAAAGGTGAGGATTCAGCGTGATACGCTGAGAAAGGACAACGAACCATCACGAGGACCAAGTTTACCAAGTTTACCAACAACTTCATTTGAACAGAAAATCGTAGAATCAACTAATACTCCCAATAATAACAAGTTCCCCATCATTGCCCCCAAAGGGGAAACATCTGTTGCGTCTGTTGATTCATTTGGCACTAAACAAATAAGAGCTCAGTCACAGCAACCTCTATTTGGTGCACAACAACCAACATGGCCTTCAACCCAGCCAAAACAAGTGAATCAGGTATTTAATATTCCAGAAGTTAAGCAAGAGACCAAATCATCGGAGGTCAGCAATTTCgagaatgaaaaatctcaATTAATAGAGAgccaaaaaaaaaataaaaaagaaaaagaaaaaaataaagaacaAACAGCAGCTCAAATTACTGaagaaataataaaagatGTTGTTCACAAACAAATAACATCTACTATTGAGAAGCAGGTTCAGGCAAATAAAGGGAGAGATGCACGAATTGCTGAACTTTCCGATGTCCTTTACCGCGCATATATccatgaaaaattatatCTGATATTTTTGGGCTCGAAAGCTGAAAATCATTACGATAAATTGCTTGTACGAAAATCTATGAATAAATGGGCCCTCAAGTTCAAAACTCGATTACAGAAAAAAGAACTCGAacagaaaaagaaagaagagattcAAAAGGTGGGAAAACAGCTGGGAGTTCCAGTTTACAAAAAATCTAAACAATTGGGAGGTACGCCTCGTAGCGAGGACACATCTTTTTCGTTCTCTTCTTCACACAAGAAAGGAATTACGTTCTCGCCAGTCAATAACGAAGTGAACAAGTTTGATGTACATGCAGACAAACGCTCTAACGTTTGGGAACCATTGCCGCTGAGAGAAATCTATTTCAATAAAATAAgcaacaatttctttactcCAGAGGAACCCATTACTGCCGATTTATTCATATATGgcaagaattggaattccATTTGCGGAAACTGGATGGTTAATAAATTTGGACTTTCGAGCAGAGAGACATCTTACCAActttcaaatgaaaaattagcaATGAATGTATGTTGCATAGACAGTTATTACGACCCTTCtgaatttaccaatttgCAACTGTTAGTTTTCAACACGGGAGTTACAGATTCCAATATCtttgatttagaattgaaattacaacaagatggagaagaattgataaagCTCGTTACGGGTATATCCTTGAATACTAACATCTGCTTCAACTTACTTGTAGTCTATTGGGAATCCGCTGAGACTCCACTAGATGAACCGATTGTTTCCAAGTGTTTAAAGTTGAATCGTATCGCTAAAAGCTTTAGCAGTGTATTAGAACACATCGGAACGATCAACATCAATTCGCATAATCCACATGAAGTCCTAGAAAATGGACTAGTTGGTATAGCTGCCCAGTACAGATTGAAACTTACTGATAGAGGTCGTTATAACAAGAATCTCAAAGAAAAACGTACTACACACGGGGATTCACAACTGTTAACGACTAGGACCATAGATGAAAGAATGAAACGTATACATGAATCTGAAGAGCAAAAACTACagaaattacaagatgaGAGAAACACCTACGCCCATTTACAATCTCACATTGCTGCAtcaccaaaattgaaaaaacgTAAATTACCGGTACTTCTATCCAAGAATCGTGATAACCGTTATGAGACCCCACAGGCAAGAAGAACTGCCTCGTCCTCATCATCGGCCATGTTCTCCCACCTAGCGATAAAATTAGGAAATGGTACTCGCTTTAGTTCCttcaatttaccaccagCGACACCTTCTCATAGCACGAATTTACCTATAACACTAATGGACTCTAATgaaacaccaccaccgccACAACAAgagcaacagcaacaaaAACAACGTGAACAGCACGAACGAGCCATACAGGAACCAGCACTTTTCCAGACCCCGATGAACTCTACTACTGCATCAAATGGCCGCGACACCAGCCTGATATCTCAAGTTTCCTCAACACCTGCAGAAGATTCTCCTGCTAACTTCTCACAGGAAATTCCCTCGAGCTTGAAAGAACTGAAAAGTCTCATAGCGTCAGTTAAGACTAAAGTTAATGGCAACCGAACTTCttagaaaaattatttaaTAATTATTAATGTTAATATTAAGCTTTCAGGCGGTTAAATAGATTAATGCTGCTTCAGATTTACAATGGGGTTACCCGTCCCGAATTTCTCCgcaaaaagaaatggtTCAATAATGAATGCATTTTCGGTTGGACAAGCCGTTCCAATATTTAGACAACTGCGACTAACATCTCGAAAGAAGATAAGTATTCGATGCATATAAGATTGCAGGGGAAAGGAAGGAAACAGATTCCAGCACTAAACCCCCGTACTTTCATCAAGGCCAATAAGGGAAACGTTATTAGATAATGGTTTGGGGTCAGCTGGAACCGACAAAAGCCCATGTTGCTTATGCTTGCATCGGGGTTTtctcatcgattttttcaCTGGTCTCACTATTTATCAAGGAAAGGCTTTACATCGGTGAATCCATGGTTGCAGGTGCATTTGGACTTATTGTAGGACCTCACTGTTTAGATTGGTTTAATCCCATATCCTGGGGTGATACAGATGCAATAACATTAGAGATAACAAGAATAGTTTTATGTTTACAAGTGTTTGCCGTGGCGGTAGAACTACCGCGTAAATACATGTGGAAACACTGGCTATCAGTTACTATGCTTTTAGTGCCAGTAATGACATTTGGATGGTTAATAATTGGACTATTTGTTTGGATAGTGATACCTggattgaatttttcacataGTCTTTTGGTGGCAGCTTGTATAACTGCAACCGACCCCATCCTGGCACAATCTGTGGTTTCAGGTAAATTTGCCGAGAGAGTTCCTGGTCATTTGAGAAACTTACTTTCAGCAGAATCGGGATGTAATGATGGATTAGCATTTCCCTTCATCTATTTGTCATTATATTTAATTATGCATCCCAGGCaaggtggtgaaattgTTAAGGATTGGATTTGTATTACCATCTTGTGGGAATGTTTGTTTGGTTGTTTACTAGGATGTGTTATTGGATACTGCGGCAGAAGAGCCATTAGATTTGcagaagagaaaaaaattattgatCGTGAATCCTTTTTGGCGTTCTACGTTGTCTTGACGTTTATGTGTGCCGGATTTGGCTCCATTTTGGGCGTTGATGATTTATTAACCTCATTTTCAGCAGGGGCTGCTTTTGCGTGGGATGGTTGGTTTTCTGAAAGGACAAAAGAAAGTAACGTATCAACCGTTATTGACGTCCTATTAAACTATGCATATTTTGTTTATTTTGGCGCTATTATTCCTTGGCAACATTTTAACGATCCGGTGATAGGGCTAGACATTTGGAGATTAATCATTTTGGCCATCATAGTCATTTTTTTAAGAAGAATCCCCGCCGTTCTTCTACTGAAACCTCTAATACCGGATATTAAATCTTGGCGTGAGGCTGTATTTGTTGGCCATTTTGGACCCATTGGTGTTGGTGCCGTTTTTGCCTCTCTAACTGCAAGAGCACAATTAGAAACTCAAGCCGAACCTCATGAAGAGACGCCtttagaaattttaccGGAGAAGGGTAGTAAGCATTGGCAAATCATTTGGGTAATATGGCCTATCACCTGTTTTTTCATTCTAACTTCTATTATAGTTCACGGTTCGTCAGTCGCAATTATTACTTTAGGTCGTCATTTGAACACAATCACGTTGACTAAGACCTTTACTACTAATACTACGAACGGTAATGGTAAATCGTCTTGGATGCAAAGATTACCTGCGCTAGAAAAAAGTGGCAGATCATTCTCTTTACAACGTGTGGATACAGAAGCTCCTTCATTCTCAGGTCAAACAGCAGTAGAAACTAGCGGCGTCCCCTACACACCAGCGGGGGGTATGAAGAGAGGACGTAAGAATCGGAGAAATAAACGTAGAAAGGAATTGTTACATGTATTATCAGGAAATGGTACTAATGAAGAGGAATTAAACGATTTAGGTCGGGAAAGGCTACAACGCGAAAAGGAAGCAAGGGCGGCAACTTTTGCATTAAGTACTGCCGCTAATAGGGGGACTAATAAGGATACTCTAGAAGCAGAAGGCCAAACACCTGGTGGATCAGATTCTACAGAACAAGTTGCATCGAATGAACCAACTAAATCAGATATTGACATCATGAACCGAGAAGAAACTGTACATGCAATCAGTGGGTTAGATGAACTAGCTAGAGATAGAGAACATGGTGAAATTAATCTAATTGAAGGTGGCGGTGAGGAAGAAGACTTAGGTGCCATTTCCACTCCTAGGTCTCAAACAACTGAAGATatcgatgaaaaattgtctAGAAGAGAATCGGAGACAGGTTCCAGAAGATCTGCAGAATCAGAGAGAATGAGAAAGattagagaagaagaagaacaggCCCATGTTGCATATGCCGAGGATGATCAACTCATTGTTGAAAACGCTGAAGGTGAAGTTATCGATGAAGCTAGATATAATAAGCCCAGAAAAGATGAGGAACATGGACTTCATCCACATCATCACGCTCAGCATGAAAATGATGGCGAGTCACCTATCATCCGTTCTGACAGTAATAGATCTGGACACAGCAGTTTAAGCAGTCTAAAGAGAGTACTTTCACCAAAATTCGAGGGTAAATTACAGGATAAAATGCGTAGATCGTCTTCTTATCGTCGTGCTAACAAATATTATGCATACAAGATTGACAACCAACTTATTATTGAAGAtaaagaaggtgaagtgCTAAGACGTTACAAAATTAACACGCACACAAGTGGTaatgataagaaaaaacctgaagaaaaatcagGAActgctggtggtaaagTTATGAATAAAGCGCTTTCAGCTGTTGGTATAAAGAATAGATCTGCTCCAAACAATCCCGAAGGAAATGTGTCACCAACTCGTGGGGAAGAAAACCTTAAAATGGTCAGAAATCCGACTCCAGCACCCAAGGATTCTTACAGAAGACCTGAAGAGTTGGAAAACGATGAACAAGGTGATACGGATGATtatgaagatgaaggtgaagatagcaatgatgaagataacAGGGACAGCTACGATGATAATTACACTGACGattcagaagaagatggcGAAGAGCGTGATAACGTTGATGGTGACTCTACTTCTGTGAGATCAAATGAATCTGAAACGGCAgtagaaagagaaagacgTCTAAATGCTCTGGGTCATTTCTCTGCACCAAGAGACCAAGACGAT
The genomic region above belongs to Zygosaccharomyces rouxii strain CBS732 chromosome F complete sequence and contains:
- the SAC3 gene encoding Sac3p (similar to uniprot|P46674 Saccharomyces cerevisiae YDR159W SAC3 Nuclear pore-associated protein forms a complex with Thp1p that is involved in transcription and in mRNA export from the nucleus); this encodes MSIPFGASTPASGFQFLNGQKPSHHSGGNNSHNKNNGVFKIGDKKSSGGFRNSQKPTKKFLPTNRPKHSDKGRQANREDGNRKPMLGRINAVDNSKIGSLLRNPQEAGFRKVSHRPRQVPRFLINQQPHLKPKKFVQDPWDAANQQKMLQLESSIEDFSEMYETLKKMRDVERKMMENKHLVDKADSAKDLTEAIDFQGTCQDMCPIFERARRNVEFTVYSYEKNNPEDKKAARFKALKVFARPAAAAAPPLPSDVRPPHILVKSLDYIIENLLTTLPDSEGFIWDRMRSIRQDFTYQNYCGPEAIDCNERIVRIHLLIVHVMAKSNMEYSLQQELEQLHKSLITLSEIYDEVRSSGGSCPNEAEFRAYALLSKIRDPEYDKNLEKLPPEIFQNDLVQQAVCFRRIVSNSNYVERGVLKTENCLNFYQRFFQLIKTGRVPFLMCSFLELYVNEVRFYAFKALSYSVNKKHKPIPTEYFMDNLAFNSEEELMEFCKYYSIEVTPDGIELKTLVHNSHRISEKQPMKQAYLKYVDNMLQGSTFSFIINSGKPNIDTIPEEHIKVPSIEEATEPDEIDQEVDQEGEEGGELEPPEIEDEKVRIQRDTLRKDNEPSRGPSLPSLPTTSFEQKIVESTNTPNNNKFPIIAPKGETSVASVDSFGTKQIRAQSQQPLFGAQQPTWPSTQPKQVNQVFNIPEVKQETKSSEVSNFENEKSQLIESQKKNKKEKEKNKEQTAAQITEEIIKDVVHKQITSTIEKQVQANKGRDARIAELSDVLYRAYIHEKLYLIFLGSKAENHYDKLLVRKSMNKWALKFKTRLQKKELEQKKKEEIQKVGKQLGVPVYKKSKQLGGTPRSEDTSFSFSSSHKKGITFSPVNNEVNKFDVHADKRSNVWEPLPLREIYFNKISNNFFTPEEPITADLFIYGKNWNSICGNWMVNKFGLSSRETSYQLSNEKLAMNVCCIDSYYDPSEFTNLQLLVFNTGVTDSNIFDLELKLQQDGEELIKLVTGISLNTNICFNLLVVYWESAETPLDEPIVSKCLKLNRIAKSFSSVLEHIGTININSHNPHEVLENGLVGIAAQYRLKLTDRGRYNKNLKEKRTTHGDSQLLTTRTIDERMKRIHESEEQKLQKLQDERNTYAHLQSHIAASPKLKKRKLPVLLSKNRDNRYETPQARRTASSSSSAMFSHLAIKLGNGTRFSSFNLPPATPSHSTNLPITLMDSNETPPPPQQEQQQQKQREQHERAIQEPALFQTPMNSTTASNGRDTSLISQVSSTPAEDSPANFSQEIPSSLKELKSLIASVKTKVNGNRTS
- the NHA1 gene encoding Nha1p (similar to uniprot|Q99271 Saccharomyces cerevisiae YLR138W NHA1 Na+/H+ antiporter) codes for the protein MVWGQLEPTKAHVAYACIGVFSSIFSLVSLFIKERLYIGESMVAGAFGLIVGPHCLDWFNPISWGDTDAITLEITRIVLCLQVFAVAVELPRKYMWKHWLSVTMLLVPVMTFGWLIIGLFVWIVIPGLNFSHSLLVAACITATDPILAQSVVSGKFAERVPGHLRNLLSAESGCNDGLAFPFIYLSLYLIMHPRQGGEIVKDWICITILWECLFGCLLGCVIGYCGRRAIRFAEEKKIIDRESFLAFYVVLTFMCAGFGSILGVDDLLTSFSAGAAFAWDGWFSERTKESNVSTVIDVLLNYAYFVYFGAIIPWQHFNDPVIGLDIWRLIILAIIVIFLRRIPAVLLLKPLIPDIKSWREAVFVGHFGPIGVGAVFASLTARAQLETQAEPHEETPLEILPEKGSKHWQIIWVIWPITCFFILTSIIVHGSSVAIITLGRHLNTITLTKTFTTNTTNGNGKSSWMQRLPALEKSGRSFSLQRVDTEAPSFSGQTAVETSGVPYTPAGGMKRGRKNRRNKRRKELLHVLSGNGTNEEELNDLGRERLQREKEARAATFALSTAANRGTNKDTLEAEGQTPGGSDSTEQVASNEPTKSDIDIMNREETVHAISGLDELARDREHGEINLIEGGGEEEDLGAISTPRSQTTEDIDEKLSRRESETGSRRSAESERMRKIREEEEQAHVAYAEDDQLIVENAEGEVIDEARYNKPRKDEEHGLHPHHHAQHENDGESPIIRSDSNRSGHSSLSSLKRVLSPKFEGKLQDKMRRSSSYRRANKYYAYKIDNQLIIEDKEGEVLRRYKINTHTSGNDKKKPEEKSGTAGGKVMNKALSAVGIKNRSAPNNPEGNVSPTRGEENLKMVRNPTPAPKDSYRRPEELENDEQGDTDDYEDEGEDSNDEDNRDSYDDNYTDDSEEDGEERDNVDGDSTSVRSNESETAVERERRLNALGHFSAPRDQDDEEEPPTPLEAQAQSGAKNSTTKKVKDSLGRKFHLK